The genomic stretch GAGAAATACTGGAACCTCGTCGTCGAAAACTGGGAGAAGGGAATGGCGCATTAGATCTTCATTACGCAATACGCCATACACAAGCCCTACATTTATCATCACCAGCCAAAGAGCCAAGACTCAATACAATTACAATTTATTCGCAAAAGCCCACTCACTAACTTAGTCCACCAAATAAATGTCCCCCTGATCATCATATCCAATCTCCCGAACCTTCACACTCCTCAAATGACTGACCCCCTTGGAAAGTTCACAATCATGATAAAAGATCCACCACCGCCCTCCAAACTCGACAATCGAATGATGCGTCGTCCACCCCAACACAGGCTCCAAAATGCGACCCCTGTACCTAAACGGACCGAATGGACTCTCCCCAGTCGCATACACAATATAATGCGTATCCCCAGTCGAATAACTAAAATAGTACGTCCCATTATACTTATGCATCCAAGATGCCTCGAAAAAGCGTCTCTCATGATCATCCGCCTTGAGAGGACTGACCCCATCCTGGTCCAAAATAACCAGTTCCTGCACAGGGGTCTCGAATCCCAACATATCATCCGTCAACTGCGCAACACGCGGATGGAGAGCAAGCTCGTTCTCACCCGACGGCTCCTGAGGCCCCGTCTTCGAAGCATCAAACACCCATTCCCCTGCAGCGCCAGCATCTTTCGACCAACACTGTAACTGCCCACCCCAAATACCCCCAAAATAAAGATACGCctttccatcatcatccacgaACGACGCAGGATCAATACTATAACTCCCCGCGATAAAACTCTTCTGGGCCGTGAACGGTCCCTCCGGTTTCTCAGCCACGGCGACCCCGATCCGGAATATACCGTCGTGATCACGGGCAGGCAGGTAGAGATAGTATTTGCCGTCTTTGGTTGCCGCATCAGGTGCCCAGAGCTGTTTGCTTGCCCAGGGGACGTCGGAAAGGGTTAATACGACGCCGTGGTCTGTTACGGGGCCGGAGATGGAGTCCATGGAAAAGACATGGTAGTCTACCATGTCGTACTGGTCGCCATTGTCGTTGAATTGGATGTCTGTTTCGCGGTCGTGGGAGGGGTAGATGTACACTTTGTTATTGAAGACGTGGGCTGAGGGGTCGGCGGTGTAGATGTGGGTTATTAGAGGGGGGTTGGAATTGGACATTTTGAGTGATTGTGATTGTTAGCTGGGACTGTGGGcgttttctttctctgtgatTGTTGGGGCTGGGAATATGGAGCTGTACGTACAAATTTATCATGTTGTTCTTATATGGTAAATAATCTAGTTTAGCCGTATAGCCTAAACATAAATGGATACCAAGAGCTTTCCCCGCAAGTTTACCCCGCGGATAAATGATTTCCATCACTTAACGTTAGGGCTGCGTTAAGCCGTGCCGGAGCAACGTGGCTGATTCGGTTTTTCTGCGTACAGTAGCTGGTGGGAGAGCTGGGATGGCCTTGGTGTATTTGCGTTACGGATAAATGCGAGGCGAAACCAGTAGGTATACGGACTCGCTCACTCACTCCTTCAAGGAACTTATCTCATGACCAAGCCGATTCTTGACGAGAATTAATAAGTACGGAACATCTAGAGTTCCTAGTATGACATGATAATACTTGGTTCAATGAATCTATTATGTCATTAAATACATATATTCTATCGAGGAGGGTATCTATGCTTGCAAGAAGCGTGACATCTTAAAGAGTTAGATCATTGTAGAAAATTAAGAAAATCTTTAAAGGAGTGTTCTAAACACTGGACTAGAGAATGGTGAGTATGAATTGGTATGACTGAGGAAGGGCAATCCATGGCTCATCATAATTGAAATAGATATTTCCCACGTCATCCGAAGGCGGCAGGTCCTGGGCAAGAGTGAGCAATCTAGGTATAGCCACCGGAGTGCTAGATAGCTAGACTTGTCTGAGACTAATTGAGACGATATATAATTTAGAGGGTGTCGAATATGGAACAAGACTTTAAAAGGAAGCGACTCATTACACGAACCTTGGAACGCCTCCCATACTTGACTCAATTAGTGAGGGGATTCAActtccattccattcctGATTTATCAGGTCCAGCAGCTCTGTGTCAGTGTCTTGTTCCAAAGCCCATGAGTatgattcctcttcttccacggGGGTCTCGCAACGCTGGAGCCCGATGAATCGACCGAACCGCCGTCGCTTAGTCTCAATGTCCACGTCCCTTTCGTTTTCTGTACCAACCCAGGGTGAAATGACCACTGGATAGTAAGAGGTCGCGGGAGTTGGTGGCCACACTTGATGATAATGGATGGCAAGCTCGTCGAGTTGCCGAGAAGTCAGGAGATGATAGGCAAGGAGAGTAGTAGGGAACTCTGGGTGTGCGAGGGCGGTAGTGCTAGATACTAGAGGGTAGAGGGGAGTCCGTAAGTGTGTAAGAGTTGGGATAAAGTATGGGTGGTGCCGTCTGTGCTTCTCATCGGTCGTCGGTCCTGCGACTGTTGAGCGTGTGGTGGGTCGTGACAAGCATGACGCTGGGCGTTCTGGAGTAACAGAACTGGCAGGATCGGCCATAGTGCGcgagagagatgaagaagccctggCCTCCGGCATACTGAAGAGGCTCCCGAACACTAAGGCCGGTTATGCTGTTTGAACGCGGATTAGTGATACCCAGAAAGTACTTGACGCGTGTCAGAAAAGCGTAAATGAACGTAGGCTGATCAGTGTACAGCGGTTGGCTCCCTATATATTGTGCGACAGTCTCAGCAGAGGCTCAGTGCGAAAGAACTCTTTGTCCCGCACAGGCTCAATGATGATTTCTATCGGACCATTATTACAGAGCCTTTGTCCTAGATCGAACGGGGTTTCACTGTAAGCGGAGAAGCTTAGTCTGACGCCGTTGTGCCCTTTATTCATGGACAAGGTGTCAACGAGGGTGATAAATAGTGGTTTCAATTGCGATCAAAAAGGTGCATTGAACTATATAGGTCATTATGTATCCCGTCCTTGAACTTTGAAAGCGCCACCCGGTAGCACAAAGCTCGGGCTGCAGTTGCGCCGAGTTAAAATAATCAATCCATTATAGAGACATATTAGCCACGCCATTTTCTAAATCCGCCCTGCTTTCCGACGGCAACCCAACGTACTTGTTGATGAAGTTAAAGATAGTGCGGTGCCACATGAGAGAATTCTCTGGATTCAGGACCCAGTGATTCTCATCAGGGAACGTCAAAAATTGACTGTCCACGCCCCTCATCTGCAAGACGTTGAAGGCAGCAAGTCCCTCGGCTATGGTCAACCGATAATCCAGTTCGTTATGAATGACCAAATGGGGGGTTTGCCAGTTCCCTGTGAATCGGGACGGGTCCCACTTGTCCCAGTTCTCTGGAACTTTCCAGTAGGGGCCCTGGAGGTCTCGAACAGGGAAGTAGAGCTCCTCAGTGCTCAACAGAGAGCGCATACTGAATATACCATCATGGGTCACGAGAGCCTTGAATCGGCGACCAAGCTCATGGCCCTGGATCCAATTTACCATATACCCACCGAACGATGCCCCCAGTGCCACAGCTCGAGTTGTGTCGACATAGTCCAGATTCTTCTCAATATAGTCTAATCCCTTTTCGAGATCAATGTAGGGGAGTCCTCCCCAGGAACCACGGATTGCATCTGTAAATGCCTGTCCGTAGCCGGTACTGCCTGTGGGGTTGGGAGTGATGACCACGTAACCTTGCTCAGCAAAAACAGCGGGATTCCAGCGCGTGCTCCACTGATCATTCCATGCTCCTTGCGGACCTCCATGAATGAGGTATGCGAGGGGATATTTGTTGCCAGGCTTGAAATCGGATGGCTTCACGACCCAGGCATGAACAGGATGGTCTTTGGCTCCCCTGAACCAAATTTCATCAACCTGCGCTGGAGACAGTCCAAATGCAGCACCACCACGAGAAAGGGAAGATATGACCTTTGGGCTCTCAGGAGACTGTGGGTCGATAATTGTCCACCGGCTGTTTTCCACTAAACTGTTGCTTGCAACGAGCAGCTTGGATGAATTAGCTGAAGCAGGAAACACATCAGTCACGTAGCCCGAATGTGtcagcttcttcaacgcagaaGGGCGAGAATGGCGGAAGTTAGCGATAGGAAGCTGGTATAAGACTCCTCGGCCGTTTTCCTCGACTTGGACGAGGAGGGACTGATCGTCGTTTGCGAATGTGACGGCTGATGGACTTAGGTGCCACAAACCCTCTCCATCTGGGGACGCGAAAGCCTCTATCATCTCTCCACTCCAGGGGTTGGGCACATAAAGTATTCTGTTCTTGTCAGACTCATAGCCGTCTTCCCTCATCGCGAGGAGAGCGATGGAGCTGCCATCTGACGAGAGGACGGGGGAAGACATGGCTCCTTGAAGACctttgactgcatatatcttCTGAGATTCCATTGCAGTCACACTAGTCCAAGAAAACATCGGACAATAATAACACGAGCAGGAGGTATGCGTGGCAGGGTTCTCATTAGGGTCCTTAGCTACGAAGACAATTGCGGACGGGCTGATGTCAAAATCCCCAGAACCTCCAAAAGGTGGGATTGGCGATTCAACGCCGGTTAAACCGCACACCGAGATCAGGTTTGTTAGAGCCGAAGTTGAGTACTTTCCTGCATGTCTGGTGGCAGGGGTCAATGGGGCTTGTTGTAATAGGCCGTACCAGATGGAATTTGTCTGGGGCTCGATGTACGAGTCCCAGTGCCTAACGTATAGTGAGGAGTACAGTCTCCCAGTAGTGTGAGGCTTTTTGGCATCTTGAGGGTTATGAAGGGACCCATCCGGATTCGCCTTTCCAGTTACAGCGAAACCAATCTTTCCTGACTCAATGACGGTGACCTTAAGGTTCGCCACGGGTCCAGGGACTGTTCCAGCAGTGTAAGTCTTGCCTGCCTCTCGAGCATGCCCAACTATGAAGCTCGTATTGCCGTTTGCCTTTGTTTTGAGCCATATCAAACGGTCATCGTTCCCCAGCCACTGTGGAGAGCTCGCACTTGGATCATTTGTAATTAGAGAAGATCGACCAGTGGTGATATCTAATACTCGTATTTCGCTGGTCTTCGCATGTGACTCGAAGGAGTAGGAGGTTTGGGTGTAGACAGCTAAAGTGCCGGATGAATTGGGCACGGCGGCGGACCGCCGAGGAGCTCCCAGCAGGACCCTAGGAGAGTGACCAAGTTAACAATCTGTTGAGTCAATGGGCATCGGGAAGACATCTGAAATGGGCAGCCCGTATTGCTATGTCCCTTCCAAGCTCAGTGAACTTACTCCGGTGTGAACTTCATTGGACGAATGGTCATGACAGATCTCTAATCGACTATAGAACAGACAGTAGGGGAGGGAGCTAGGTTCATAGAGAAGGAGTTATATATATGGTAGAAGAGACAGTAGGGTCTGAGAGGCGTGATAGGAGAAGGTTTCAGGGAAGTTAGAAAgggagaagcaaagaagacaaggTGGCgtgagacggagaagaaaggcGGACCTTGTTGGAGAAGCAGAGCATTAAATGCGGAGATCATGGGATGATGGGTCACGCTGAGCTATCCCCACCGGGGCCCCATCGACGCTAACCTTGTATTTTGAAAATCATTCCACCGCAACCCGAATTGGGTAATGAGCTACTGATAAGATATGCCCACATGATCAACCCTTATACTAGTGCCTACAATCATACATACTAGCAAAATCCCGAACCTCtagatttttctttccacatTACAGCATATAATTACACAAACATGGACCAAGGTAAAATCATCATACAAAGGTCACCCTAGAGtaacaaataaacaaatcaaAATATCTCTGATGGATTCTCTCCTTtactcctcgtcttcctcctcgctctcgtcctcttccattcCCTCGGCGGCGGTGACATTGAAAGTTGGCGCTTGGTCAACACCGACATAGCTGTCGCTCATCAGGTACAATGTCAATTCATGCTCGCCAGGGGTGGGAACGATGTATTCAAGACGCAACTCCAATTTCCGTCCAACGGTAACTCGCTTGATAGCAAGCAAGCTCTTGGTCTTCTCAtctcccaccaccaaccaccagttctccatcttcttgtTGGTGTAGAAGGGCGCGTGTACCGTCATATCAGgttcctcgtcttcttcaacttcccgTTCGATCTTAACCTTGAGGTACGCAGGCTCGCCAGCAGTGATATCGTCCGGATCTTCGACCTGGAAGTCGATATCAATGTTGGGGTACTTGTCGTTGGTGAAGGCTGCGGCTTGTGCCAATTGCTTGTTGTCCAAACCAAGGCGTTTGACCAGTGTAGCGTACTCCTTGTTCTCCGAGGGGTCCATGGCTTCCATGAATTCGAAGATGTCGTTGATGCCGAATTCATTCGCCACCTTAATCACCTCGGGGCTGAAGTGAGGAATCTGCTTGAGAGGGCTATCCCGATCCCACATTGCCTGGACAACCATCTGGGACATCTCCATGGCGTTCATAGCATTCAGATGGCCTTCCGAGGAGAGCACGTCCACACATGCGCTAAGCAAGTTGAGAACCTTGCTAACAATGACTTCTTGGTCCTTCGCCAGGTCAATGGTAAGTTGCATGCGCGAGAAGTGAGCTTGGAGCAGAACGAAGGCCTTGAAGTGCGGCGAGTCATATGCAGCCTGGGACATCTTGACAGGCACCCGGTCGTACACGCGGCGCAAAATGTGGTCTTCGTGGCGACGCATCTGGATGGACTCAAACTCCGTAGCCGATGTGACAATCTCGAGAATACCCTTGAGCTTGGTACGAGATgacaaagaaaggaggaaggtCTGCATGGTGATGAAAGAGATGTTATAGTAAGCTGCAATCATGGCGGCATTGAGAGGTGAAACACtatcgtcttcttcatccaaatcaatgatCTTGGCTTCAGAGAGTTCTTTCAAAGTGTTCTCTACAAGCTCCGACAAGAAGGTGCTGAGGCCCTCGTAGCTGACATCAGTGAGACCGTAGAAGCTGGGGTTAGCCAGGAGACGACGGTAGAAGTATGTGTGCGTCATCCAATCGACGGCATCCTGGGTAGAGGCAACAACTTTAGTGCTGATTTCAGTCACGAAAGCATCATGCAAGTAAGCCTGCAAATGGCTCTCTACAGGAAGCGCCTCGTTAAGGAACTTCTTGTAGTATTCGCGTTTGACGGACGGAACCATGAGCACGCCTCGCCCGATCTTGTCTTCGCCAGGACGAGAGGCCTTACCGAACATTTGCAGAACTTCGCTGATAGGATAATCGATATAACGATGTTCGCGGCCTTCAAAGAACTGCGTCCCCATAACGATTACCAAGTGTGCTGTGAGATTGAGCTCCCAGCACACATCCCGTGAGGCAAGGAGCACCTGAATAGCACCAATCGAGAAAAGGTGGGAAACAATTCGCTTGTCTGTAGCACTCAATGCCTCGTGATAGTATCCGATACCGTGAGACAGTGACTCAGCCAAGGTCTGCTCCTGAACCCGGTTAAGTAGCGGAGCTAATTCGTTGACATCGGCATTCAAGAAtcggtcttcatcatcgtcggtAGCACAAGCGGCCAGCAGATCCATGGCGGTGGAGCGGGTCTGCTTGCGGTTAGGCACGAAGATGATTGCAGGCTTGTCTGGTGAGAGCTGCAGGATCGATGAATATGCTGGTCTGGCCATCGCGAGCATaagggaggggaaatgaggaaTGCTGAAGGACTGAATATGGAGCTCCAGAGGAATTGGACGGGCATGAGGGCTGAAGTTGTAGATGGTATGTTTGTTAGCACCAATCCATTCGCCGATGTCCCGAGCGTTGGCGAGCGACACGCTTAGACCAATGATCCGCATGCCATTCTCTAGCTGAAGAGCGATAGAATGCATGCGCGAGACCACGACCTCATAAACATAGCCTCCATAGCCTCCCAGCATGTGGAGCTCATCTGCGATGAAGAGCTGCACGGTCTGTACATTCTTACGCCTCTGCCATTGCCTTGAAAGGACATCCCACTGTGTTGGAGTAGCGAGGACAAGGTCTGCCCGCTCCAAGAGCTTCAGGTCAGCCGTAGTCTCTCCAGTAAGCTTTACAATAGTCTTGCCGCCGGAGAGCTTGCTtaacctcttctcccagtcAGCATGTCGCTGATCAACCAATTCCTGGAAGGGGGCAATATAGACAGCGCGGCCGCTATCTTCCTTGGCCCAGTGCCGCAGTAACGCAAGTTCCGCACACACAGTCTTTCCGCTTCCAGTAGGCGCACCGATGAAGACATTATCATTTGTATCAAAGAGCGACTTGAAGGTCTGCGTCTGAATCTTGTTAAAATACTGCCAATCGGAGTACAAGTTCTGGTACTCGTCACGCTTCAATGCCTTAACTGGGGCGCTTTGCATGGCCAATAGAGGAGTATGCGGGGGGAATCTTTCTGGAAGGATCAACTTTTGGAAGGAGACAGCGATCTTCGTCTCGGAATGCATCCAACGATCGGAGATGAGTGAAATGAAGTAATTGGGGGGCATCGGCTCGGTGATAGGAACGGTGAACTCAACAAGATGCTCGTTCATCTCCGACTGTGCATAGTctttacggagtatgaaCTGATCGTGGAAAAGAATTTCCTCGCCATCACAGTCCTCAACTACAATCCAGAAATCCTGCGCGGTTCCATGCAATGCCTCGTCCCAGACAAAGTTGGGTGTGATGGTCAATTCAACGCGTAGCATGGACCGCGTCACCGGTTGGACTTGTGCTTGGACTTCCAAACGAGGGAACTTGGACACAAGGTCGCAGACAACACGTCCGGCCTTCGGCATACCGAGAAGTTCACCCATACGCGGAGGATCAAGGTCAAGATAGCTTGCCCACGGCACGTCAATTCTTTCGGCCTTTTGCATGATGTCCCTGGGGCAGGATGGGAACTGACGAAGAGGTGTCATTGTCGGCCACATGCGTCTTTCAGCCATCTTGCAGAGATCTAGGGCTGTCTTAGCAACAGACGACCAACCCTTCCTTAGCGAAATCTCGAATAAAGCTCGCAGAAGACGACCAGCGGATTGCGTGACATAAACCATGTCCGCCATCAAAGCGAGACCATCGAGCTTCAATCTCGAAATATAAGCCTGCAACAAAACATTGATTTTTGAATGAGGCTCATCAATACCTTCCTTGACAGGAACCGGCACACGGCCCAGAAGCTTCGCCAGttcaagcttctcgtcctGACGGACGGGGATATATTTAAACTCATCGCTAAGAGCGAAGATTCGGAAAAGCTCAATGGTAGTAACCGACGGCTGAAGATGCTGAGAGTAGGTTAACATGGAGTTGTGGCCAATGTAGTAGTGCGAAGCAACCCGTCCCAGCTCGGTAGACTGCAGACGaccagtcttcttctcgtATTTCACAAGCCCTGCCCGCTCCAAAACTACTGCCGCAGAGTGGATGAGGTCAACGCGCTTCTGCTCCAAAGCATCGTCATTCTCGTAATCGGCGCCAGCACTATACAGCCCAGGAGAACGGAGCATACGGACGAAGAGGTAGGTGTAACCCAACCAGTCAACGCCCTCATCACGCGTCCGGATATTTCCGAGAACGACCTCGGCATTCATATTATCCGCAAGTTTGCTTATAAGCTGACTCTCGATAGGGAGTTGTTGATTCATGAGGGAGAGGTAGTACTGAATTTCAGTCTGAGaagtgatgatgatacctTCACCGAAAGTGTCATATTGCGGTCGACCAGCTCTTCCCAACATTTGCAGGACATCTTGAGGGCTCAGTTCAACCCAACTGCCCTTTTCTGGAGAATACACCTGGGtgcccttgatgatgacTGTATGTGCAGGAAGGTTAATACCCCAAGCAAGAGTCGCGGTACAAACTAAAACCTGAATGCTGCCATCTGCGAAGAGTGCCTGGACTGAGTCACGGTCGGCAAGACTCAGACCAGCATGATGAATACCAAAACCGTAGGGGAGTAGATCCTTAAGCGATGCGTCATCTACAGactctgcttcttcggccAAAATGGCTCGGCTAGCAGCATCGCTTCGTAAGATTTGACCAATAGTCTCCATCTCCAAGGCCTTGTCTCGGATATACTTCGCAGTTTTGGCAGTCTCTTTCCGAGAGTGAACGAAGATAAGCATCTGGTTCCTACGCTGCCCAACTTGCTCAATGACCTTATTATAACAGATATCATTCATGGTTTTCAActgcttgatggccttcttgTCTGTAACACCAATGAACTCCTGCTTCAACGGACAAGGTCTATAGGAGCCATCAAAATGGAATAGGCCTTTGACAGGGTCAACTCGCAAGAAGCTTCCCACATCCCGGTAGTTAGGGAGGGTGGCGCTCAGACCAACAATCCGAACAGGTTCACCAGTTTGCTCGCCCTTGCGAATGGTCCGACTGACGATGCTTTCAATGACAGGGCCACGGTCAtcgtgaagaagatggattTCATCAATGATAATAAGCCGCACAAGTTTAATATAACTTGTCTCCGATGCCTTTCTCGTAACAACGTCGAACTTCTCTGGAGTTGTAACAATGATCTGGGTTTCGGCTATTTGCTGCTTTGTAAGCTGGCGATCACCAGTGAGTTCGGCGACTTTGATGCCATAGGGCTCCAAACGCTTGCCAAGGTTTCCAACTTGCTCCTGAACCAAGGCTTTCAAAGGTGAGATAAAAACGATCTTAAAATCGTCGAGCATTATTTCACCCGTTTGAGGGTTACGGTTTTTTCCAATCTCTCGAAGGACGGTGAGCATGGCAACATTTGTCTTTCCGGATCCAGTAGGCGCACAGACAAGCATAttaccatcatcatggaagGCCGAAGGGAAACATTTCGTCTGGATACGGTTGAGTTCCTTCGAGCTTCCAAAACCAATTCGCGCCCACTCGGGAAGTTCTGTGGTCGGGATGTTCTTCTCTCCGGGATCTCTCTTCGCTTTGGGAGGTGGCACGTGAATCTCTTCGTATCCTTTGAATGTGCGCTTGGTCGAGCCTTGCGGTAATTTGACACTAGGGTTTGTCATCAAGTGATTTCCTTGGTGGAAGACGAGGTTTTCCAGGTTGATGAGCCGTTTGGGTTGAAGGCCTCTAACCAAGCCGCCATCGGctggcttttcttctggGGTAGGGGCATTTGGCACATCAACATCCATAAGGTCGAGCTTGATCTTTTTCTCAGGGCGACTGCTGCCGTCATCACGGGCTGTCTTTCCTCGAATTTCATCCAAAATGGCACGATGTCCGGCTTCAACCATTTCGCTCTCAACAAGGTTGCGGGCATCCGCATCTTCAGCCACCCTGCGCCACCGAGTGGTCCAAACAATCTTGTCACGGTTGGTGACCAGTTTAGCGACGAGATCGGGATAGTCATAGTCGAAGAGCTCCATTAGATCATTTTCCACATCTCGGAGTGGCTTGTCAGCACCATCCTCGCCTTTACCACCAAGAATCTCAAGTGCCTCCGTAGCCTTCTCTTGTTGGATATGGGCATCTGAGTATGCTTTACCGATCTCACGTTGAAGCCAGTAGGCATCAATTTCACGAGCGGAAACCCTAAGTGCTTTACCCCCTCGATCATCACCACGGTCCATGCCGCCATCTATTACCATTTCCTCGGTGTCAAGGCCATCGGCGTCTCCCTTTTCGGCGGTTGGCTCATCAGTGCCGGGTGCGTCCTGCTGATCtgcctcgtcctcatcc from Aspergillus oryzae RIB40 DNA, chromosome 1 encodes the following:
- a CDS encoding glycoside hydrolase family 43 protein (predicted protein), which translates into the protein MSNSNPPLITHIYTADPSAHVFNNKVYIYPSHDRETDIQFNDNGDQYDMVDYHVFSMDSISGPVTDHGVVLTLSDVPWASKQLWAPDAATKDGKYYLYLPARDHDGIFRIGVAVAEKPEGPFTAQKSFIAGSYSIDPASFVDDDGKAYLYFGGIWGGQLQCWSKDAGAAGEWVFDASKTGPQEPSGENELALHPRVAQLTDDMLGFETPVQELVILDQDGVSPLKADDHERRFFEASWMHKYNGTYYFSYSTGDTHYIVYATGESPFGPFRYRGRILEPVLGWTTHHSIVEFGGRWWIFYHDCELSKGVSHLRSVKVREIGYDDQGDIYLVD
- a CDS encoding oligopeptidase family protein (dipeptidyl aminopeptidase), which gives rise to MTIRPMKFTPEVLLGAPRRSAAVPNSSGTLAVYTQTSYSFESHAKTSEIRVLDITTGRSSLITNDPSASSPQWLGNDDRLIWLKTKANGNTSFIVGHAREAGKTYTAGTVPGPVANLKVTVIESGKIGFAVTGKANPDGSLHNPQDAKKPHTTGRLYSSLYVRHWDSYIEPQTNSIWYGLLQQAPLTPATRHAGKYSTSALTNLISVCGLTGVESPIPPFGGSGDFDISPSAIVFVAKDPNENPATHTSCSCYYCPMFSWTSVTAMESQKIYAVKGLQGAMSSPVLSSDGSSIALLAMREDGYESDKNRILYVPNPWSGEMIEAFASPDGEGLWHLSPSAVTFANDDQSLLVQVEENGRGVLYQLPIANFRHSRPSALKKLTHSGYVTDVFPASANSSKLLVASNSLVENSRWTIIDPQSPESPKVISSLSRGGAAFGLSPAQVDEIWFRGAKDHPVHAWVVKPSDFKPGNKYPLAYLIHGGPQGAWNDQWSTRWNPAVFAEQGYVVITPNPTGSTGYGQAFTDAIRGSWGGLPYIDLEKGLDYIEKNLDYVDTTRAVALGASFGGYMVNWIQGHELGRRFKALVTHDGIFSMRSLLSTEELYFPVRDLQGPYWKVPENWDKWDPSRFTGNWQTPHLVIHNELDYRLTIAEGLAAFNVLQMRGVDSQFLTFPDENHWVLNPENSLMWHRTIFNFINKYVGLPSESRADLENGVANMSL
- a CDS encoding ATP-dependent RNA helicase BRR2 (RNA helicase BRR2, DEAD-box superfamily), which translates into the protein MADQNISQYKYSAMSNLVLQADRRFISRINDEPTGDPESLAGRISIREMGGRMARDDAPKTKKKAGLTDIERGSIREGEDVLAREQKKRQRGQPAQLRGQGILSAADAVVEGLKYRPRTPATRATYDLILTMTANNLGDVPHEVVRSAADAVLEYLKDEDMKDFDKKKEIDDLLGSSMNPKEFNELVNLGKKITDYDAQDEDEDMDGGLQGEGEEELDERQGVAVVFDEEDEDDERMGTVNEVRDDDELSDEDEADQQDAPGTDEPTAEKGDADGLDTEEMVIDGGMDRGDDRGGKALRVSAREIDAYWLQREIGKAYSDAHIQQEKATEALEILGGKGEDGADKPLRDVENDLMELFDYDYPDLVAKLVTNRDKIVWTTRWRRVAEDADARNLVESEMVEAGHRAILDEIRGKTARDDGSSRPEKKIKLDLMDVDVPNAPTPEEKPADGGLVRGLQPKRLINLENLVFHQGNHLMTNPSVKLPQGSTKRTFKGYEEIHVPPPKAKRDPGEKNIPTTELPEWARIGFGSSKELNRIQTKCFPSAFHDDGNMLVCAPTGSGKTNVAMLTVLREIGKNRNPQTGEIMLDDFKIVFISPLKALVQEQVGNLGKRLEPYGIKVAELTGDRQLTKQQIAETQIIVTTPEKFDVVTRKASETSYIKLVRLIIIDEIHLLHDDRGPVIESIVSRTIRKGEQTGEPVRIVGLSATLPNYRDVGSFLRVDPVKGLFHFDGSYRPCPLKQEFIGVTDKKAIKQLKTMNDICYNKVIEQVGQRRNQMLIFVHSRKETAKTAKYIRDKALEMETIGQILRSDAASRAILAEEAESVDDASLKDLLPYGFGIHHAGLSLADRDSVQALFADGSIQVLVCTATLAWGINLPAHTVIIKGTQVYSPEKGSWVELSPQDVLQMLGRAGRPQYDTFGEGIIITSQTEIQYYLSLMNQQLPIESQLISKLADNMNAEVVLGNIRTRDEGVDWLGYTYLFVRMLRSPGLYSAGADYENDDALEQKRVDLIHSAAVVLERAGLVKYEKKTGRLQSTELGRVASHYYIGHNSMLTYSQHLQPSVTTIELFRIFALSDEFKYIPVRQDEKLELAKLLGRVPVPVKEGIDEPHSKINVLLQAYISRLKLDGLALMADMVYVTQSAGRLLRALFEISLRKGWSSVAKTALDLCKMAERRMWPTMTPLRQFPSCPRDIMQKAERIDVPWASYLDLDPPRMGELLGMPKAGRVVCDLVSKFPRLEVQAQVQPVTRSMLRVELTITPNFVWDEALHGTAQDFWIVVEDCDGEEILFHDQFILRKDYAQSEMNEHLVEFTVPITEPMPPNYFISLISDRWMHSETKIAVSFQKLILPERFPPHTPLLAMQSAPVKALKRDEYQNLYSDWQYFNKIQTQTFKSLFDTNDNVFIGAPTGSGKTVCAELALLRHWAKEDSGRAVYIAPFQELVDQRHADWEKRLSKLSGGKTIVKLTGETTADLKLLERADLVLATPTQWDVLSRQWQRRKNVQTVQLFIADELHMLGGYGGYVYEVVVSRMHSIALQLENGMRIIGLSVSLANARDIGEWIGANKHTIYNFSPHARPIPLELHIQSFSIPHFPSLMLAMARPAYSSILQLSPDKPAIIFVPNRKQTRSTAMDLLAACATDDDEDRFLNADVNELAPLLNRVQEQTLAESLSHGIGYYHEALSATDKRIVSHLFSIGAIQVLLASRDVCWELNLTAHLVIVMGTQFFEGREHRYIDYPISEVLQMFGKASRPGEDKIGRGVLMVPSVKREYYKKFLNEALPVESHLQAYLHDAFVTEISTKVVASTQDAVDWMTHTYFYRRLLANPSFYGLTDVSYEGLSTFLSELVENTLKELSEAKIIDLDEEDDSVSPLNAAMIAAYYNISFITMQTFLLSLSSRTKLKGILEIVTSATEFESIQMRRHEDHILRRVYDRVPVKMSQAAYDSPHFKAFVLLQAHFSRMQLTIDLAKDQEVIVSKVLNLLSACVDVLSSEGHLNAMNAMEMSQMVVQAMWDRDSPLKQIPHFSPEVIKVANEFGINDIFEFMEAMDPSENKEYATLVKRLGLDNKQLAQAAAFTNDKYPNIDIDFQVEDPDDITAGEPAYLKVKIEREVEEDEEPDMTVHAPFYTNKKMENWWLVVGDEKTKSLLAIKRVTVGRKLELRLEYIVPTPGEHELTLYLMSDSYVGVDQAPTFNVTAAEGMEEDESEEEDEE